The genome window TATCCTTGATGAAGCACAAGCGATCAAAAACCCTCGCTCGAAATCGGCAAAAATCTGCCACGCTATTAAAGCCAACCACCGGATATGCTTAACAGGAACCCCGATGGAAAACCACCTCGAAGAGCTATGGTCTCTTTTTAACTTCGCTAATCCTGGGCTACTTGGAAACTCAAAACAGTTTAAGCGGATTTTCCGCACCCCTATCGAAAAACATGGATCCACATCCATGCAGAAAAAACTCGCTGATAGAGTCGCTCCATTTATGGTGAGAAGAACAAAAGAAAAAGTTGCTAAAGAACTCCCCCAAAAAACTGAAATCATTCAGACGGTCGAGATTGAGGGTGACCAAAGAAACCTGTATGAGGCGATTCGGCTAGCGATGCAAAAAAAGGTCTCCCAAGCTTTAAAAAGTAAAGGATTTGCCTCCAGCCAAATCATTATCTTAGATGCCTTATTAAAACTTAGGCAGGTCTGCTGTGATCCCAGATTAATTAAACTCAATAGCGCTAAAGATGTGAAACTATCGGCAAAGCTAACCTTTTTAAAAGGAATGCTTTCCGACCTTCTCGAAGAAGGGCGAAAAATTCTTCTTTTCTCAAGCTTTACCTCCATGCTCGCACTTATCGAGGAGCATCTCAAAGAGACCGGAGTTTCATACTCCAAGCTTACAGGACAAACCAAAGACCGAGAAACAGCCATCCGCTCCTTTCAAGAGGGGGATAACCCTATTTTTCTCATCAGTCTAAAAGCAGGGGGCACTGGGCTCAACCTGACAGCAGCAGATACCGTCATCCATTACGATCCCTGGTGGAACCCCGCAGCAGAAAACCAAGCGACCGATCGCGCCCACAGAATTGGGCAAACCAAGCCGATTTTTGTGTATAAACTCATCACGAAAGACACCGTTGAAGAGAAAATTCTCAAAATGCAAGAAAAGAAACAGGCCCTAATGGATGGTTTATTTGACCAAAAGCAGAAAAAGCACTCAAGCCTAACCCCAGAAGACCTCGAATACCTCTTAGAACCTCTCAGTTAAAGCAAGTATACCCAAACAAGTTCAAAAATTGGGAATTTGCCAAAGCCGGCGCCCCAGGTTTAGATCCCTCGAAGCAGTCCCCTATCCAGGAGATAGGGGCGATGCAGAGGGAGTTAAAGATGGGGATGCAGGCGTAGGCAAAAACCAACTCTTGAATTTTTTTGGGTATATACCCCAAACAAGTTCAAGAATGGATTGAAGCATCATCAAGATCTTCTTTTGACACACCCGTTGCCTTTATCACTTGCTCAAGCAAAAGCCCTTGCTGAAGGAGCACCCTAGCAATCTCCAAGGACCTTCTCTTTTCCCCTTCTTCTAGCCCTTTCTCCATCCCTTTTTGAAGACCTTCTTCCAGTCCCTCTTCTCGCTCTTTTCTCCGCGCATCATACTCGTCCACAAGGGCAATGTTAGCTTTGACGTAGGCTTCTCTCTCCGCCAAACTCCAATTATACTCTTCCATTGAATGGTAGGCCTCAAGAAGCTCTTCTTCCTCTATGCTTGGGGGCACCTCTCCACTTATTTCCCAGTTTTTAAAAAAGTAGAGCCACTTATCTTGAACCGTTTCTAGCTCACCCTCTCCTTTGGCAAACTTTGGAAGTTCAATAAAAACATAGGACATGTCTTCTAGATCATGCTCCAACGTATCAACATCCAGGGTTTTGTGATAGGAAATCACACTTCCTTTATTCGGAAATAGCTCATGGTTCGCAATGGCTAGAAGGATCACCGGCTTGAGCTCTACGTACTGCGATCCCGATGGAAACTGGGTGACATAGCTGTGGGCGACATAAAACTGGGTCCGTTTAACGAATGCAGGAACCTTCCGGTTCTGCATCTCAACGATATACTGCATGTTCCTTTCATCGGTACACTTGATATCGAGGATGCTCTCCTTAGTCTCCTTGATCAAAGGAGCCTGGTCTTTAGGCAAAAAATCGACTCTCTTGATTCTCCTTTCCCCCTCTAGAGAAAGGATCGAGTTGAGGAAGCTAATGAGAAGTGGCTTATGTCCTTCCGTTCCAAAAAGCTTCCGGAATGACACATCATTGGTTGGATCTAAGTAGCGTGTTTTTGTGATCATACCACTTTATTTTCCCATACTCTTTTTTTAGTGACAACCATTAAATCGTGCACTGCAACAGAAGGTCGCAAAGAGAGACGAGGATGTCGCGCAGCACCTCTAGAGGGCACAGCTTAGTGTTATATCATGCCGCTTCTTAGAACCCCTTCTCCCAGTCGTCATGCCTTTTCTCAATTAAAGCCCGCTGCTTCAGCCGCTGCACCAAAAAACTTGTTTAACTCTTCATAGGCTTGAAACATACTCAATGTAATTCCACACTCGTTAGCAAGAGCTTCATACACTAAAGCCCATTCAGGTGGAGGAGGTTCAAGATTCTTTGGAAGAGGATGCGTTCTCCTAACGCGAAAGATCTTTTGAACAACATCTATTAAGCTCTCTCCATCTATTTCCCTCAGCTCAAGAAGGAGGAGCATATCTACCAAATCCTTAGCTCGGGTATTAACTCTTTGTTCACGCGGAAGAGAGTAAGCATGAAGTTTTTCA of Candidatus Neptunochlamydia vexilliferae contains these proteins:
- a CDS encoding Rpn family recombination-promoting nuclease/putative transposase, which encodes MITKTRYLDPTNDVSFRKLFGTEGHKPLLISFLNSILSLEGERRIKRVDFLPKDQAPLIKETKESILDIKCTDERNMQYIVEMQNRKVPAFVKRTQFYVAHSYVTQFPSGSQYVELKPVILLAIANHELFPNKGSVISYHKTLDVDTLEHDLEDMSYVFIELPKFAKGEGELETVQDKWLYFFKNWEISGEVPPSIEEEELLEAYHSMEEYNWSLAEREAYVKANIALVDEYDARRKEREEGLEEGLQKGMEKGLEEGEKRRSLEIARVLLQQGLLLEQVIKATGVSKEDLDDASIHS